In Podospora pseudoanserina strain CBS 124.78 chromosome 5, whole genome shotgun sequence, a single window of DNA contains:
- a CDS encoding hypothetical protein (EggNog:ENOG503NXPU; COG:Q), translating to MLPPPPNPNGPNGFFGLHSSWSSVRSPFEHGIVGRFEGEVTDLVVFGEIPKELNGTFYRIMVDPFYPLQEGNAPIEGDGNVCALRIKDGRVDLKIRYVDTERLRLERQANKRLFGLYRNPFTHHPCVRAAVDSTANTNLVYWAGKLLALKESAQPYQVHPDTLETITYDPFNSPGLTFSAHPKVDPYTRELVVFGYEAKGLGTDDVVIYALDEQGAIHDEQWIKSPWPAFIHDCALTANFIILVLWPYKTDVDHMKKGGQHWIYSKDLPATFVVVPRHPNDLPAGWKTGETRVYHSDHAVLLHTAGSWEETAENGDVRLYFESSRIRYNLFPVFGPPTDKPFGDFQADYVRWEIDLTKPTNTRVVDPAVILNMPGEMARVDERFLTKPYDKLFCPVIPPGKQKPIPPILPIGLHAYVMLDKPSGKVDMFDPGQGCTVEEPIFVPKTKDAPEGDGWVLGMIQRMDVNRSDLVVLDTRDFGNPVAVVQLPFRIKGQIHGNWVDALPAEKSMTRILEPVEKIMGKGAL from the exons AtgctccccccaccacctaACCCCAACGGCCCAAATGGGTTCTTTGGGCTGCATTCATCATGGTCCAGCGTCAGGTCTCCCTTTGAGCACGGCATCGTGGGACGCTTCGAGGGTGAGGTGACCGATCTAGTGGTGTTCGGCGAGATCCCCAAGGAGCTCAACGGAACCTTCT ACCGCATTATGGTTGATCCATTTTACCCCCTCCAAGAAGGCAATGCACCTATAGAAGGTGACGGGAACGTATGTGCCCTGCGCATCAAAGATGGCCGGGTCGATCTAAAGATCCGCTACGTCGACACTGAACGCCTC AGGCTGGAGCGTCAAGCCAACAAGCGCTTATTCGGATTGTATCGCAATCCTTTCACACATCATCCCTGTGTCCGCGCAGCTGTGGACAGcaccgccaacaccaacctcgtctACTGGGCTGGAAAGCTTCTCGCCCTCAAAGAATCCGCGCAGCCCTATCAAGTCCACCCCGACACGCTCGAAACAATCACCTACGaccccttcaactccccAGGCTTGACATTCTCTGCCCATCCCAAGGTTGACCCGTATACAAGAGAGCTAGTTGTGTTCGGTTACGAAGCGAAGGGCCTCGGCACAGACGACGTCGTCATCTACGCCCTCGACGAGCAAGGAGCAATTCACGATGAGCAGTGGATCAAGAGCCCGTGGCCCGCATTCATCCACGACTGTGCTCTCACCGCCAACTTCATCATCCTGGTTCTGTGGCCCTACAAAACTGACGTAGACCACATGAAGAAGGGTGGTCAGCACTGGATCTACAGCAAGGACCTCCCAGCAACATTCGTCGTTGTCCCTCGACACCCCAACGACCTTCCTGCTGGATGGAAGACGGGAGAGACCAGAGTCTACCACTCGGATCATGCCGTCCTTCTTCACACAGCCGGGTCGTGGGAGGAAACAGCCGAGAACGGTGACGTGAGGCTCTATTTTGAGAGCTCGCGGATCCGCTATAACCTTTTTCCTGTCTTTGGCCCGCCAACTGACAAGCCATTTGGAGACTTCCAGGCTGATTACGTCAGGTGGGAGATCGAcctcaccaaaccaaccaacactcGCGTTGTTGACCCTGCTGTGATCTTGAATATGCCTGGAGAAATGGCCAGGGTTGATGAGCGCTTCTTGACAAAGCCATACGACAAGCTTTTCTGTCCTGTTATCCCCCCAGGGAAGCAGAAACCTATCCCGCCAATTCTGCCTATCGGTCTGCATGCATACGTTATGCTTGACAAGCCCAGTGGGAAGGTTGATATGTTTGATCCTGGCCAGGGGTGCACAGTGGAGGAGCCAATCTTTGTGCCCAAGACAAAGGATGCACcggagggtgatggttgggtgCTGGGGATGATTCAGAGGATGGATGTCAACAGGAGtgatttggtggtgttggataCAAGGGACTTTGGGAACccggtggcggtggttcAGTTGCCCTTCAGGATAAAGGGGCAGATTCATGGCAACTGGGTTGATGCGTTGCCGGCTGAGAAGAGCATGACAAGAATTCTGGAACCGGTTGAGAAGATTATGGGGAAGGGAGCTTTGTAG
- a CDS encoding hypothetical protein (EggNog:ENOG503NWCS; COG:Q), which yields MPHCHVLPESSHLLSSPQTAVIMDHLVQRPLFPTPDKLDLIIPCLLASATGFLSHTLYFIRGFHDTSALRIFLVHFTTFLCLTAYSITQLGVFPGLITSTAIALSYLTTLFTSIITYRLFFHPLRHIPGPFLAKITKLYGPYTARNGQMHLEQTKLFKKYGNFVRIAPNEVFMLSVEGIQKIHARDSGCRKLNAGIYDVIHFKGAHNLNSVLTREEHGPRRKIWERAFTTKALAIHEPKTREVCHRWLNKIASLNGQPINTSLFSLLIPFDHMGKVGFSYEFRSIEAGEENRMLHLLESLFGQFGRTGELCWPLSIAKDLNLGKESAEFDRLTMEMADRRAAEEDSNKGDILQHFLDDMRSEKPIAFFNKNIFYSDSALVLIGATDTIGVVLSYLFYHLARHRVYQDLLHSHIKKVYGETIPEEFTDRDLSKIPLLDALINETMRLDNPVANNGPRLTPPEGITVDGIHIPGGVAVRVPGYALHRSEEFYLAPEEFKPERWLDQAKFVKDREAFIPWLVGPNNCVGKRMGMAVVRLVLAYTVYSYTWNSAPGEDGKRIYSESKDNLILKAGTFNAVFTPREPGGLSSVPRQ from the exons ATGCCTCACTGCCATGTTCTACCTGAGTCTTCACACCTGTTGTCCTCTCCACAAACAGCCGTGATCATGGATCACCTCGTTCAACGACCCCTCTTCCCAACACCTGACAAGCTCGACCTTATCATCCCTTGCCTGCTGGCTTCTGCCACTGGCTTTCTCTCCCACACCCTCTACTTTATCCGCGGCTTTCACGATACCTCGGCACTGCGCATTTTTCTCGTCCacttcaccaccttcctATGCCTAACAGCCTACTCAATCACTCAGCTCGGCGTTTTCCCCGGTCTTATCACCTCCACAGCCATTGCCCTCTCGTACCTGACCACCCTATTCACGAGCATAATCACCTACCggctcttcttccaccccctccgacACATACCAGGCCCGTTTCTCGCAAAAATAACAAAGCTATACGGTCCATACACCGCGCGCAATGGTCAAATGCACCTCGAGCAAACAAAACTCTTCAAAAAATATGGCAACTTTGTGCGCATCGCACCCAACGAGGTGTTTATGTTGAGTGTAGAGGGGATACAAAAGATTCATGCCAGAGACAGCGGATGCCGCAAGTTGAACGCGGGCATATACGATGTGATTCACTTCAAGGGGGCGCATAATCTCAACTCTGTGCTTACCAGGGAGGAGCATGGGCCGAGAAGGAAGATTTGGGAGAGGGCGTTTACCACCAAGG CCCTCGCGATCCACGAGCCCAAAACACGAGAAGTCTGTCATCGATGGTTGAACAAGATTGCGAGCTTGAACGGTCAACCGATCAATACTTCGTTGTTCTCGCTGCTGATCCCGTTTGATCACATGGGCAAGGTTGGGTTCAGCTATGAGTTTAGGAGTATtgaagctggggaggagaacaGGATGCTGCATTTGCTGGAGAGCTTGTTTGGGCAGTTTGGACGAACGGGGGAGCTTTGCTGGCCGTTGAGCATTGCTAAGGATCTGAACTTGGGAAAGGAGTCGGCGGAGTTTGATCGGTTGACAATGGAGATGGCTGATCGGAGGGCTGCG GAAGAAGACAGCAACAAAGGGGACATCCTGCAGCACTTTTTGGATGACATGAGATCAGAGAAGCCGATTGCCTTTTTCAACAAGAATATCTTTTATTCAGACTCGGCTTTGGTCTTGATTGGGGCTAC TGACACCATCGGCGTGGTGCTTTCATATCTCTTCTACCACCTCGCCCGCCATCGAGTCTATCAGGATCTCCTTCATTCCCACATCAAGAAGGTCTACGGCGAGACTATCCCAGAGGAATTCACAGACCGAGACCTCTCCAAGATCCCGCTTCTGGATGCACTTATTAATGAG ACGATGAGGCTAGACAACCCCGTGGCCAATAACGGACCGAGACTTACACCACCTGAGGGGATCACCGTGGACGGCATTCACATTCCAGGCGGTGTAGCTGTTCGAGTGCCGGGATACGCGCTTCATCGAAGCGAAGAGTTTTACCTGGCGCCTGAAGAGTTCAAACCGGAGAGATGGTTGGATCAAGCAAAGTTTGTAAAGGACCGTGAGGCGTTCATTCCgtggttggttgggccaAACAATTGTGTTGGAAAGAGAATGGGCATGGCCGTTGTTCGACTTGTATTGGCCTACACCGTCTACAGCTACACCTGGAACTCTGCGCCGGGTGAGGACGGAAAGAGGATCTACTCGGAGTCGAAGGACAACTTGATCTTGAAGGCTGGGACGTTCAACGCCGTGTTCACACCAAGAGAACCTGGAGGGCTGAGCTCTGTTCCGAGGCAGTGA